The bacterium genome includes the window GCTCGAGGTGGGGGCGCCCCACCGGCCGGCGGCCCTCGAGCCCGCCTGGGTGGCGGCGCTCACCGCCCGGCTGCCGGGAACCGGCTTCCTCTGCGGCACCCGGTCGATCACGACGGCGGGTCTGGACACGGCCGCGGCCCAGAGCGAACTCGCGCTGGCCAAGGGGCTCGGGCGCGAGGGGGCCTGGCCATTCCGCGTGGCCGACGATCCGGCCACGGGGGCGGCCGTCGCCCTGGCCGCCCCGGACGGATCCGAGGTGGAGGACTACGCCCTGGGGGCGGCCCTCGCCGACGCCGACCGCCTGTGCGTGCTGACGCCGGTGCGGCCGCATCCGCACCTGGGCCTGCGCGGCGCCCTGACGAGCCTTGGCATCGGGCTGGCCGACCGGGAGGCGAAGATCGCCCTGCACCGCGACGTGCGGCCGGCCGTCGACACGCCCCTGTGCGCCGGGTGCGGCGTGTGCATGACGGTCTGCCTGTTCGACGCGATCCGGATCAGCGCCGGCCGCGCCTACATCGATCACGAACGCTGCACGGGCTGCGGCGAGTGCATGAACGTGTGCTTCATGGCGGGCATCGCCCCGGAGGCGGCCACGGGCATCGCCGGCTTCCAGGCCAAGGTGGCCGACGCGGCGGCGCTGGCCCTGGCCCGCATGACCGGCGGCGACCCCTCGCGGTCCGTCCATTTCAGCTTCCTGATGCACCTGGACCGGCAGGTGGCGGCCACGCGCCGTCGGCGCCGGGCCGGCGGGGGCGGCGACATCGGGGTGCTGGCCTCGCGCGACCCGGTCGCCCTCGACCAGGCGGCCTGGGACCTCCTCGCGGACCGCCACGGCGGCGACCTCTCGGTCTGGAGCGGCTTTAACCAGTTGCCGGAAGCCCTGTTGGCCAGGGCGGCGGCGAACGGACTCGGCGAGCGGGCCCACAGGCTGGTAACTGTCTGAACCAGCGGATTTTCTGGAATATCCGGCACAATTGTGTTATCATTCCCAGCGCAAATCGACGGTGCCGAAGTCCGCGACCCGCGTCGTGGGCTTCCTCTTGTCCGGTGCGGCCGCTGAGGCCGCATCGTCTCGTCAAACGGATTCTGCGGTCCCGCCCAGCCGGCCCCGCGTCGGCGCCGCCGTCGCGGCGGCCCCGGGGACGCACGCTTCAGTCGCAACCAGTCGTGGGAGTTTGAACCATGAACCGATCCCTGCAGATCAGGGCCGGGCTTTCAGTCCTCGTTCTTCTGCTGTCCATCTGGGGCCTGCTGCCGACCTTCAAGGCCCTGTCGATCTCGTCCGCCGACCGCACGGCCGCCCAGGACGATCCCGCCCGCATGGCCGAGATCGCCGAGATCGACGCCAAGGCCATTCGCCGCGGTCTGGACCTCAAGGGCGGCATGTACCTCGTCCTCGAGGTGGACCAGACGGGCATGAACACCTCGGAGGCCGAGGACGCACTGATGCGGGTCAAGGAGATCCTCTACAACCGCATCGACAAGTTCGGTGTCTCCGAGCCGGAGATCACCACCTTCGGTTCGAGCCGCATCGTCGTGAAGCTGCCCGGCCTGCAGGATCCCGAGCGCGCCAAGAACCTGCTGGGCAAGACGGCCCGCCTCGAGTTCCGCATGGTGCGGCCCCAGGAGGACCTGCAGGACGCCATCGATCGCCTCGACCAGCTCTTCCTGGCCGACGCTCCGGCCGCCGGGGGCGATGACGCCACGGCCCCCGCGCCCGAGGCCGGCGCCGATGCCGCCGAAACCGTCGCGGCGGCGGCCGATTCGGCCGGCGGGGCCCTGGCGGCGGCCGACAGCGCGGCCAACCCCTTCGGCGAGCTCGACGACGTGCTCGGCAGCGACCTGGAGGCCACGGCCGGCAACGACGAGTACCTCAAGACCCATCCGTTCAGCGGTCTGCTCATCGCGCAGGGCGGCATCATGCCCGGCACGCCGCTCTTCGTGCCCGAGGGCAACGTCGACCAGCTGCAGGCGCTCCTCGACGACCCCCGCACGGCCCGGCGCCTGCGCGGATCCGAGTTCCAGATGACCATGGAGCCCATGGACTTCGGCGGCGGCCAGCTGATGCGCCCGCTCTACCTGGTCGACACCTCGGCCATCCTCTCGGGTGACCAGCTCACCGACGCGCTGGCGGCCTCGAACCCCGACCGGCCCGGCCTCTGGCAGGTCAACTTCACCCTGAACAACCGGGGCGCCCGCACCTTCGCGAAGGTGACCGGCGAGAACGTGGGCCGCTACCTGGCCATCAGCCTCGACGGCCGCATCAGTTCGGCGCCCGTCATCCAGGGCAAGATTCCCAGCGGCAGCGGCTCGATCAGCGGCAACTTCAGCAACGCCGAGGCCAGCGACCTGGCGCTGCTGCTGCGCGCCGGCGCCCTGCCCACCGACGTGTACATCGCCGAGGAGCGCACCGTCGGCCCGAGCCTGGGCTCGGACTCGATCCGCATGGGCGTGAATGCCGCCCTGTACGGCTCGCTGCTGGTGATCCTGTTCATCCTGGTCTACTACCGCATGAGCGGCGTGGTCTCGGTGGTGGCCCTGATCAGCAACATCCTGATCCTCATGGCCGTGTTGGCCCAGTTCGATCTGGTGCTCACCCTGCCGGGCATCGCCGGCATCATCCTGACGGTGGGCATGGCGGTCGACGCCAACGTGCTGATCAACGAGCGCATCCGCGAGGAGCTGCGGAAGGACAAGACCATCCGCGCCTCGGTGCAGGCGGGCTACAGCAACGCCACGCGCACCATCGTCGACGCCAACGTGACGACGCTGATCGCCGGCGTGATCCTGCTGTGGTTCGGCACCGGCCCCATCAAGGGCTTCGCCGTGACCCTGAGCATCGGCATCCTGACGAGCATGTTCACGGCCCTGGTCATGACCCGCGTCCTGATGGAATGGATGACGCGGAACCAGGGTCAGCAGAAGATGAGCATCTAGTCCCGCGGACCTCCGCCGGGAAAGACTTCGTGTCCCGCCCGAGGGTGGGCGGGACCAGGGAAAGGCCAATCGGACATGGAATTCTTCCGGGATCCCAAGATCAACTTCGTGGGCGCCATGAAGCCCGCGTTCTCGCTCTCGGCCGCGCTGGTCATCATCAGCGCGGTGCTGATGCTCATCCACGGCGGACCGCGCCTGAGCATCGATTTCACCGGCGGCTCGGTGCTGCAGGTGAAGATCGATCCGGTGCCCGCGGTCCAGGACATCCGTTCGGCGCTCGAGAGCAAGGGTTACGAGGGCGTGCAGGTCACCGAATTCGGCTCGGCCGACGAGTTCCTCATCACGTTCCCGACGCCCGTCACCGAGGGTGAGACCCTCGACGCGGCGCAGATCCTGCTGACCGACCTGCGCGAAGGTCTGCCCGGCGCGGGGATCGAGCTCCGGCGCGAGGAGAGCGTCGGGCCGAAGATCGGCGGGGAACTGCGCACCGCAGCCGGCAACAGCATCGTGGCCGCCCTGGCGCTGATCGTGCTCTACATCACGTTCCGCTTCGTCTTCCGCTACGGCATCGCGGCCATCCTGGCCCTGGTGCACGACGTGACGCTGACGATGGGCGTCTTCTCGCTGTTCAACTTCGAGGTCAGCCTGCAGATCATCGCGGCGTTCCTGACGATCATCGGCTACTCGCTGAACGACACGATCGTGGTCTTCGATCGCATCCGCGAGAACATGAAGCTGCGCCGCAAGGAGAGCTACCGCGAAGTCATCAACCGCTCCATCAACGAGTGCCTGAGCCGGACGATGCTCACCTCGCTGACGACGTTCTTCGTCTCGGCCACGCTGTACGTCCTCGGCGGTCCGGTGATCCACGACTTCGCCTTCGCCCTGTGCTTCGGCGTCGTGGTCGGCACCTACTCGTCGATGTTCATCGCCTCGCCGGTGCTGGTGTGGTGGTACGAGCGCCGCATCGCCGACAAGAAGCGGATGGCCATGGACATGTAGTCCGGCCCGGGCTGCCCGGTGTGATCCGGGGGGGCGAGTGCCGGCAGGATGAATCCAGGAAGAACCAGGGGCGCCGCTTCCGGCGCCCCTTGATTCTTGGGTTGTGTCTCGAAGATTGTGTTTCTTTGCAGCCGCACGGTAGTTCGCCCCGATCCGTTCAGTACGCGTATTTCAGTTCATGCCTCCGCCCCCTCCCCAACGCCGCCGTCGCGATCGTCCGGTCGTAGTACTCCCCCCACCGCGGCGGCACCTCCACCCGGCTCCGGAACAACCGCCACCGCAGCAGATCCTCGGCGCTCAGCGGTGCCTCCGCCAACCCGACTTCCATCGCCGGCGTCGGACTGCCCGCGATCTTTTCCCGCCGACCCTTCATGTAGTTTCGCCACACCAGCAGGATCAGCAGCCGCTCCGCGCTGGCCTGCCGGCGCTTCGACCACGCGATCGTCTCGCGCTTGTGATTCGCGCAGCAGTGCCGGATCAGCAGGTCGAGCAGGTTGACCTCCCACAACGAGTTGTTGCGGTCCCGGTGCGCACTGCCCGGCGTGATCCGATGCTCGATCCTGGCCGGCAGGTGCCGGATCGCCCGCTTGTAGGCCGGATGATCGTCGCTGTAGACCCGCGCCTGCCGTCGGTCACGCAGCACGACCTGCAGCAGGTCGCCCATGTCCCGCTCGACGGCCTTCGGGTCGGGCCGGCCCAGGACCGTCTCGAGCCGTTCGCGGCGGGATCGCTGCCGGGCGGTCATGCGGCCTTTGCGTCGTAAAGGGCTGTCGGTGAAGAAGTAGAAGAAGTCGGTGCCCTTGCCGACGGCGAGGTGGTGGTGGAACGGGAAGTACTGGCTCCATTCGAAGGACTCGAAGCCGTCGACGACCACCTCGGCGGGTGGCTCGAGTGTGCGGGTGATCGTCAGGTGATAGAGCATGCAGTGGCGGGCGAGGCGGGCGATGTGCCGTCCGACGGTCTCGACGCCGACGGCGAGGTCCCTGGCGATCTGGCGGTTGGCCATGCCGCCGATGGTCTTGGTCAGGATGCGGGCGGTCAGATCGGGGCGTTTCTGCCAGTAGGTGGTGGAGAAGGTCTGGCGGCTGAAGCTGCGGCCGCATTCGCGGCAGAGGAACCGCTGGAGACGAACCGGGGCGGAGTGTCGCCGCTGGTAGCCGATCTTCTTGAAGGACCAATCGGGGCGGGTCTCGGCGTGAAACCGGCAATGGGGGTTGGGGCAGAAGGGTGGGGACCAGGCTCGGTGTGCGTCGGGGTGTTTGTTCATGGTGTCCGACCCGCAAGGTGTGGGCCGGACACATTTTCAGAGACACAACCTATATCATGCGGATGAGCCAGGCTTGGGAGCGGCGTTTTACGCTGCCGAACCAAACCACCAAAGGCCCCATCACCCCCAACAACACCCCCCACCCCAGCAGCGACCCCAGCACCGCACTCTCATGGTAGAAGAACCCGAGCCGCCGCGAGAAGATGGCCAGCACCGGGATGTGCACCATGTAGAAGAACAGGGGCACGCGGCCCACCGCGGCCAGGGGGCGCAGCAGGGTCGCGCGGCGGGCGGCGATCAGGTCGAAGATGCCCACCATGAAGATCACCGCGCCGGCGAACCAGAGCTGGTGGGCCAGGCTCGGCGGGTACTTCTGGACGAGGAAGAAGTCGTAGCCGCAGAAGGTCTGCCAGGCGAAGATGTTGCCGTAGCCGTGGCCGAAGCGCACGGCGAAGGCGGCTGCCACCAGGGCGAGGCCGATGCCGAGGGAGCGGCGGGCGCGGCGGGCCGGGTCGGCGGCCCAGGCGTCGAACCAGAAGTGGGCCATGACGCTGCCCACGGTCGCGAGGGCGAACCAGGGCAGGATCGGGTACTTGTTGAAGTCGCCGGAGTCGATCAGCAGCTGCATGGGGTAGTGGGCGGGGCCGTCCACGTCGTAGGGGATGCGCAGGAGCAGCGGGTGCACGAGGAAGATGACGCCCGCCACGGCGGCCCGGACCCGCCAGTGCCAGTTGGCCATGGCCATGACGAGCATCATGCTCACGCCGATGGTGGCGATGATGCCGAAGTGGTCGAGGCGGAGGCGCTCGAACCCGCTCCACGAGGCGTTCACCCACACGAGCTGCACCGCGACCAGGAAGAGGCCCCGCTGCACGAAGCCCCAGCGCACCGCGGCGAGCGGCTCGCCGTTGCGCAGGCGGCGGTGGAAGACGTAGGCGGCCATGGCCCCGTTCATCATCAGGAAGCCCGGCGCGCACAGGTAGCCCATGTAGCGCAGCAGGAACTGCGGCGTGTTGTCGAAGAAGGGGTCGACCGGGTCGAGGCTCAGCCAGGCGCTGTTGAAGTAGTAGTTGGCGTGCCCGAGGGCCATCATGACGCCGATCAGGCCGCGGAAGGCGTCGATGAAGGTGAAGCGGTTGCCGCGGCTCACCGGGCGCCTCCCGTCGCGACGGTGCGCACGACCCGCAGACCGACCACGTCCTCGGCCGCGTCCGGGTAGCGCGAGCCGCGCCGGGCGCTGCGGCAGTCCTCGCTGCCGCCGTACCAGCTGCCGCCGCGCACGACGCGCCGCTCGCCCGCGGCCGGGCCGACGGGGTCGAGCAGGACGCCGTCGCCGTCCGGGTCGCCGAGGCGGTAGTCGCCGTACCAGTCCCAGCACCATTCCCACACGTTGCCGTGCATGTCGGACAGGCCGGCGGCATTGGGCGCCTTGAGTCCCACGTCGGCGGTGGCCGGGGTGCCGGGGAAGGTGCTCCCGCAGTACCAGCCCATGGCGTCGAGCACCGGGTCGGCGTTGCAGACCAGGCCGGTCAGGGGGCCGCCGGCGAAGGCGGTGGTGGTGCCGGCGCGGCACAGCCATTCCCATTCGGCCTCGGTGGGCAGGCGCCAGCCGTCGGCGGCGCGGTTCCAGGCGACGTCCTGGCCGTTGACGCTGTAGGCCGGGGTCAGGCCCTGGTCGGCCGAGAGGGCGTTGCAGTAGGCGATGGCGTCGTGCCAGGTGACGGTCTCGACCGGGCGGTCGGGGCCGTCGAAGCCGCTGGGGTCGGTCAGGCCGAGGGCGGTCCACTGGGCCTGGGTGACCTCGGTCACGGCGGCGACGAGGCTGTCCGACAGGACCACGGTGTGCTGCCACTCGTCTTCCGCGCGGCCCGGTTCGTGGGCAGGGTCGGCGGTGTTCGTCGTGGCGCTGCTGCCCATGGTGAAGACGAGGGCGCCGACCACGGGGCCGCCCGTGGTCGTGGTCTCGGCGTCGGGCACCGCGGGGTCGGCGACGCCGAAACGGAACAGGTAGTCGTGGGCGCCGCCCGCGAGGGTCGTCTGGTAGCGGTAGCGGGTGCCGCCGCCGGCCGGGCCGACGGCCGTCATGTCGTGGGGCGTCCCGTCGATGACGACGGCGTGGACGTCCGGGTCGGCCGGATAGACGTAGGTGACCTCGTAGGTGAAGGTGCGGCCGGTGGTGCCGGCGGCCACGTCGACGGCGCCGTCGGTCAGGAGGATGCCCTCGCCCGGGGCGGCGGCGGCCGAGTTGCCCAGGCCGGAGAGCAGGCCGGCGTCGTCGCCGAGGCGCACGGCGAAGTGCCAGGTGCCGGCGGCGAGGCCGGTGACCACGAACTCGCTCGCGGCGCCGGGCTCGCCCGGGGCCGGGGCGCCGGCCACCGGCGTGGCGGCGTCCCACGCGGCCGCGTCGGCGATGGGGGCCGCCGCGTAGCGCACCTCGGTGGTGGCGGCGGTGCCGATCATGCGGTCGTCGCCGGTGGCGTACCACTGCAGGCGCACCGCGCCGACGCCGTAGCCCTCGGCGGTCAGCGACCGGACCGGGGCCGGGGGCGTCGCGTCGGTGAAGGGGTGGGGGCCGCGCAGCACGACCAGGCCCTCGTCGCGGTCGGCCACGAGGACGAGACCGGACGGGGTCAGGGCCAGGTCCATGGCGTACTCGGTGAGGATGCGGCCGCGGAAGACGGGCTGCGTGGGATTCCGCACGTCGACGAAGTGCACGCCCGAGCCCTGGGCCGCCAGGACGGCCAGGCCGTCGCGCACGGCGATGGCGCGGCAGCGGCCCTCGAGGGGCAGGCGGGCCACGCGCACCGGGGTCTCGCCGTCGTCGATGCGGAACACGGCCAGGCCCTCGTTGCCGTCGGCGACGAAGGCGTAGTCGCCCTCGAGTTCGACGTCCAGGGCCGAGCCCGGGCTGTCGCACCAGCTGGCCAGGGCGACGGCGTCCAGGTCGAGGATGCGCAGGTCGAGCACGGCGAGGCCGAGCTCGTCGTCGGCCACGTAGCCGTAGCCGTCGCGCACGACGATGCCCTCCGCGTAGCCGTTCGTGCCGACGAAGACGCCGTTGTAGGCCAGGATGCCCGGCTGGGCCGGGATCGACTCGAAGACCCGCACGCCCTTCCAGCTCTCGGCCAGGTAGCACACGTAGGGGGCTTCCGGGTCGTCCGGCTGGTCGATGAAGACGCGGTTGCCGAAGACGGCGGTGGTGCCGCTGTTGAAGCTCGTGACCGCGGCGGGGTCGGTGATGTCGTAGCTGGTGATCCCCTCGGTGCCCTCGACCACAAGGGCGATGTCGCGGATCGCGTGGCCCACGAAGGTGCGCACGACCTCGACGCTCTCGCTGTACTTCAGGGTGTTGATGGTCTGCAGGAGCACCGGCGCCGCGGGGTTGCTGATGTCGATGGTGTGCAGGCCCGCCTGGCCGCCGGCCACGAAGGCGTAGTCGCCGATCACGGCGACGCCCTCGTTCTGGCTGGGCAGGGGCACGCTGCCCATGCGCTCGAAGTCGGTGCCCGGCGGTTCGTACAGGTCCTGCTGGGCGCAACCGGAGGCCAGGAGGAGGCCGCCCAGCACGAGGGGGGCGGCGGCGCGGAGGCGGAAGGGACGGGCGGTCGACATGGAGGCTCCTTAGAAGGCGTAGTCCAGGCTGATCCAGTACAGCCACTGGGTGAAGTCCTTGTCCGTCGTCAGGTCGCCTTCCCAGGGGGACGAGGTGACCCGGTCGGTGCGCCGGACGGCGAGTTTCAGGTCGACCGCGTCCGAGAGGGCGCGGCGCACGTCGATGGTCCCCTTGTAGAACATGTCCCGGCGGCCCACGTGGTAGGGGTCCTCGGGCAGGGGGCGGTCGACGGTGTAGTAGTAGTCCATGAAGAGGAACGAGAGGCTGATCCGGTCGATCAGCGGCGCGAAGACGGGGTGGGTGATGTCCACGCCCACCCGGTACAGGTCGCGCTCGTAGGAGCCGTCCGAGTCGTCGGAGGTCAGGGGGTTCTCGCCGACCTCGTCGATGGCGCGGGCGGTGGCGTCCTCGTAGCTGTAGTCGAAGTTCAGGGTCCAGTAGCCGTGGGGGCGCCAGCGGATGTTGCCGCGCACCTCCCAGGCCGAGATGTCGTTCTCGATGAACGGCTGGTTGTAGTAGCGGTAGTTCTCCTCGTAGTGGACCTTCGCCCACACGTTCCGGCGCAGCTTCTGGCGCCAGGCCACGTTCCACACGTTGCGCTGGAAGCGGAACTCGAGCCATTCGAGCTCGCTCTCCGGGTCGCTGAGCGGCGAGCGGTCCGAGAGCTGCCGGATGTACTGCTCGGGCGCG containing:
- a CDS encoding 4Fe-4S binding protein, encoding LEVGAPHRPAALEPAWVAALTARLPGTGFLCGTRSITTAGLDTAAAQSELALAKGLGREGAWPFRVADDPATGAAVALAAPDGSEVEDYALGAALADADRLCVLTPVRPHPHLGLRGALTSLGIGLADREAKIALHRDVRPAVDTPLCAGCGVCMTVCLFDAIRISAGRAYIDHERCTGCGECMNVCFMAGIAPEAATGIAGFQAKVADAAALALARMTGGDPSRSVHFSFLMHLDRQVAATRRRRRAGGGGDIGVLASRDPVALDQAAWDLLADRHGGDLSVWSGFNQLPEALLARAAANGLGERAHRLVTV
- the secD gene encoding protein translocase subunit SecD translates to MNRSLQIRAGLSVLVLLLSIWGLLPTFKALSISSADRTAAQDDPARMAEIAEIDAKAIRRGLDLKGGMYLVLEVDQTGMNTSEAEDALMRVKEILYNRIDKFGVSEPEITTFGSSRIVVKLPGLQDPERAKNLLGKTARLEFRMVRPQEDLQDAIDRLDQLFLADAPAAGGDDATAPAPEAGADAAETVAAAADSAGGALAAADSAANPFGELDDVLGSDLEATAGNDEYLKTHPFSGLLIAQGGIMPGTPLFVPEGNVDQLQALLDDPRTARRLRGSEFQMTMEPMDFGGGQLMRPLYLVDTSAILSGDQLTDALAASNPDRPGLWQVNFTLNNRGARTFAKVTGENVGRYLAISLDGRISSAPVIQGKIPSGSGSISGNFSNAEASDLALLLRAGALPTDVYIAEERTVGPSLGSDSIRMGVNAALYGSLLVILFILVYYRMSGVVSVVALISNILILMAVLAQFDLVLTLPGIAGIILTVGMAVDANVLINERIREELRKDKTIRASVQAGYSNATRTIVDANVTTLIAGVILLWFGTGPIKGFAVTLSIGILTSMFTALVMTRVLMEWMTRNQGQQKMSI
- the secF gene encoding protein translocase subunit SecF, whose product is MEFFRDPKINFVGAMKPAFSLSAALVIISAVLMLIHGGPRLSIDFTGGSVLQVKIDPVPAVQDIRSALESKGYEGVQVTEFGSADEFLITFPTPVTEGETLDAAQILLTDLREGLPGAGIELRREESVGPKIGGELRTAAGNSIVAALALIVLYITFRFVFRYGIAAILALVHDVTLTMGVFSLFNFEVSLQIIAAFLTIIGYSLNDTIVVFDRIRENMKLRRKESYREVINRSINECLSRTMLTSLTTFFVSATLYVLGGPVIHDFAFALCFGVVVGTYSSMFIASPVLVWWYERRIADKKRMAMDM
- a CDS encoding IS1 family transposase, translating into MNKHPDAHRAWSPPFCPNPHCRFHAETRPDWSFKKIGYQRRHSAPVRLQRFLCRECGRSFSRQTFSTTYWQKRPDLTARILTKTIGGMANRQIARDLAVGVETVGRHIARLARHCMLYHLTITRTLEPPAEVVVDGFESFEWSQYFPFHHHLAVGKGTDFFYFFTDSPLRRKGRMTARQRSRRERLETVLGRPDPKAVERDMGDLLQVVLRDRRQARVYSDDHPAYKRAIRHLPARIEHRITPGSAHRDRNNSLWEVNLLDLLIRHCCANHKRETIAWSKRRQASAERLLILLVWRNYMKGRREKIAGSPTPAMEVGLAEAPLSAEDLLRWRLFRSRVEVPPRWGEYYDRTIATAALGRGRRHELKYAY
- a CDS encoding DUF1624 domain-containing protein, yielding MSRGNRFTFIDAFRGLIGVMMALGHANYYFNSAWLSLDPVDPFFDNTPQFLLRYMGYLCAPGFLMMNGAMAAYVFHRRLRNGEPLAAVRWGFVQRGLFLVAVQLVWVNASWSGFERLRLDHFGIIATIGVSMMLVMAMANWHWRVRAAVAGVIFLVHPLLLRIPYDVDGPAHYPMQLLIDSGDFNKYPILPWFALATVGSVMAHFWFDAWAADPARRARRSLGIGLALVAAAFAVRFGHGYGNIFAWQTFCGYDFFLVQKYPPSLAHQLWFAGAVIFMVGIFDLIAARRATLLRPLAAVGRVPLFFYMVHIPVLAIFSRRLGFFYHESAVLGSLLGWGVLLGVMGPLVVWFGSVKRRSQAWLIRMI
- a CDS encoding SUMF1/EgtB/PvdO family nonheme iron enzyme codes for the protein MSTARPFRLRAAAPLVLGGLLLASGCAQQDLYEPPGTDFERMGSVPLPSQNEGVAVIGDYAFVAGGQAGLHTIDISNPAAPVLLQTINTLKYSESVEVVRTFVGHAIRDIALVVEGTEGITSYDITDPAAVTSFNSGTTAVFGNRVFIDQPDDPEAPYVCYLAESWKGVRVFESIPAQPGILAYNGVFVGTNGYAEGIVVRDGYGYVADDELGLAVLDLRILDLDAVALASWCDSPGSALDVELEGDYAFVADGNEGLAVFRIDDGETPVRVARLPLEGRCRAIAVRDGLAVLAAQGSGVHFVDVRNPTQPVFRGRILTEYAMDLALTPSGLVLVADRDEGLVVLRGPHPFTDATPPAPVRSLTAEGYGVGAVRLQWYATGDDRMIGTAATTEVRYAAAPIADAAAWDAATPVAGAPAPGEPGAASEFVVTGLAAGTWHFAVRLGDDAGLLSGLGNSAAAAPGEGILLTDGAVDVAAGTTGRTFTYEVTYVYPADPDVHAVVIDGTPHDMTAVGPAGGGTRYRYQTTLAGGAHDYLFRFGVADPAVPDAETTTTGGPVVGALVFTMGSSATTNTADPAHEPGRAEDEWQHTVVLSDSLVAAVTEVTQAQWTALGLTDPSGFDGPDRPVETVTWHDAIAYCNALSADQGLTPAYSVNGQDVAWNRAADGWRLPTEAEWEWLCRAGTTTAFAGGPLTGLVCNADPVLDAMGWYCGSTFPGTPATADVGLKAPNAAGLSDMHGNVWEWCWDWYGDYRLGDPDGDGVLLDPVGPAAGERRVVRGGSWYGGSEDCRSARRGSRYPDAAEDVVGLRVVRTVATGGAR